Proteins encoded within one genomic window of Pigmentiphaga sp. H8:
- a CDS encoding NAD(P)/FAD-dependent oxidoreductase, with amino-acid sequence MKRKVEIAGGGIAGLSAGALFARRGWEVNVHEQGSEIREVGAGIYIKNNSLEVLEKLGVLDRIRGQGTVLERAQIQFADGTVKQERPLRDKSRVHTFARQVLIEGLRDAALEAGVNIVTGSRVTGALPGKGLLTADGGLHEADLVIAADGVHSAVRNSQKMGGGFTELPTIINRYLIEGRAFTPQPKTVEHWSGNRRIGVTPSGPGHTYVYMVAPAWDATAARFPIDVEDWSRRFPKIADLMAVLHRAEGTQYHYGLVKCPKWSVGNIAILGDAAHGLPPTLGQGAGLTLMNAYALAHLVADADDVASAVAAWEQRVRFISDRTQAWAVRYDWFTRQWPTSLDFARPLVAWSFGQFKCLNERMRVADRGLAQAGIDMMGEVRP; translated from the coding sequence ATGAAACGCAAAGTAGAAATCGCCGGAGGCGGCATCGCCGGCCTGAGCGCCGGCGCGCTGTTCGCGCGCCGTGGCTGGGAAGTCAACGTCCACGAGCAGGGATCCGAGATCCGTGAGGTGGGGGCGGGCATCTATATCAAGAACAACAGCCTGGAAGTGCTGGAGAAGCTGGGCGTGCTGGACCGCATCCGCGGCCAGGGCACGGTGCTCGAACGCGCGCAGATCCAGTTCGCCGACGGTACGGTCAAGCAGGAACGGCCGCTGCGGGACAAGTCGCGCGTCCATACCTTCGCCCGGCAGGTGCTGATCGAGGGCCTGCGCGACGCGGCGCTGGAAGCCGGCGTGAACATCGTGACCGGCTCGCGCGTGACCGGCGCGCTGCCCGGCAAGGGCCTTCTGACCGCCGACGGCGGGCTGCATGAAGCCGACCTCGTCATCGCGGCCGACGGCGTGCATTCGGCGGTGCGCAACTCGCAGAAAATGGGAGGGGGGTTCACGGAACTGCCGACCATCATCAACCGCTACCTGATCGAGGGCCGCGCCTTCACGCCCCAGCCCAAGACGGTGGAGCACTGGTCCGGCAACCGGCGCATAGGCGTGACGCCGTCGGGGCCCGGCCACACCTATGTCTACATGGTCGCGCCGGCCTGGGATGCCACGGCGGCGCGCTTTCCCATCGATGTCGAGGACTGGAGCCGGCGCTTTCCCAAGATCGCCGACCTGATGGCGGTGCTGCATCGGGCCGAGGGCACGCAATACCATTACGGCCTGGTCAAGTGCCCGAAGTGGAGCGTCGGCAACATCGCCATCCTGGGCGACGCCGCCCATGGTTTGCCGCCGACCCTGGGGCAGGGGGCGGGGCTGACCTTGATGAACGCCTACGCGCTGGCGCACCTGGTGGCGGACGCCGACGACGTTGCTTCGGCGGTGGCCGCCTGGGAGCAGCGCGTGCGCTTCATCAGCGACCGCACGCAGGCCTGGGCCGTGCGCTATGACTGGTTCACGCGCCAGTGGCCGACCTCGCTGGACTTCGCGCGTCCGCTGGTGGCCTGGAGCTTCGGCCAGTTCAAGTGCCTGAACGAACGCATGCGCGTGGCCGACCGCGGCCTGGCGCAGGCGGGCATAGACATGATGGGAGAGGTGCGGCCATGA
- a CDS encoding CoxG family protein, with the protein MIIDGTKTLAAPRGRVWEALDDLDFLRRTIPDCRAISRTDDGGYRATISAGVGPIRANFDVAFARAVQAQQERFTLTGQGSAGVAGAATGSVAVTLEDIAGGTLLGYRAETEVTGKVAQLGARMIDGAARKFSEQFFANVQRELSGAGAQAAAPASGFAAPAVPAPAPSASPAAGRWQGWWLPIACAVGCFVGTFCANLLR; encoded by the coding sequence ATGATCATAGACGGCACCAAGACGCTGGCGGCGCCGCGCGGCCGGGTCTGGGAGGCGCTGGACGACCTGGATTTCCTGCGCCGCACGATTCCCGATTGCCGCGCCATCAGCCGCACCGACGACGGCGGCTACCGGGCCACGATCTCGGCGGGCGTGGGGCCCATACGCGCCAACTTCGACGTGGCCTTCGCCCGCGCGGTCCAGGCGCAGCAGGAGCGCTTCACGCTGACGGGCCAGGGCTCGGCCGGCGTGGCCGGCGCCGCCACCGGCAGCGTGGCCGTGACGCTGGAGGACATCGCCGGCGGCACCTTGCTGGGCTACCGCGCCGAGACCGAGGTGACCGGCAAGGTCGCGCAACTGGGCGCGCGGATGATAGACGGCGCGGCGCGCAAGTTCTCGGAACAGTTCTTCGCCAACGTGCAGCGCGAATTGTCGGGGGCGGGGGCCCAGGCCGCCGCCCCCGCATCCGGGTTCGCTGCCCCGGCTGTGCCTGCGCCCGCGCCATCCGCCTCGCCGGCGGCGGGACGCTGGCAAGGCTGGTGGCTGCCCATCGCCTGCGCAGTGGGCTGCTTCGTCGGCACCTTCTGCGCCAACCTGCTGCGATGA
- a CDS encoding gamma-glutamyltransferase family protein — MARPASRAAAFGRRRAVVTGHHLASQSALDTLRAGGSLVDAMISASAVMAVALPHATSLGGCGMMLYYDAASGTIQALNGTGRAPGLARPDAFGDGGIGPRGPSTWVVPGLVRLWDQAHRRHGRLPWALLLEDAVRHAADGIGCSSEIHRNLGSAKPAVVRQPGFGTLFAPEGRPLAAGDLLRQPALADTLKRIARDGADAFYEGPIARSLDAFAREQGGLLRLDDMLAQRADWARPVSLSVRDRHIHVMPPNSLGVLMLAQLEALAPYLDEPEGQRAYAQIQIARLCLETFQRKVADPAAPWPATLDPERVARRLARVAEATPSGARDPGDTAGIVLADDQGNALAMLQSVFQPFGSGCVDAQTGILMNNRLIEFDLDPASPNVLGPGKRPVHTLNPYIVMEGGRPAMLGVSPGGVSQTTTGVQVIAHACFEDMPLAEAIDAPRWSITRGGDILLEPGFQEGVARRLREAGVPVEEDSLHEFYFGSAKAIRMRPDGTLEAAADLRRQACALAD, encoded by the coding sequence ATGGCCAGGCCCGCTTCCCGCGCCGCCGCATTCGGCCGGCGCCGCGCCGTCGTCACCGGCCATCACCTGGCCAGCCAGAGCGCGCTGGATACCTTGCGGGCCGGCGGCTCGCTGGTCGATGCGATGATCTCGGCCTCGGCCGTCATGGCGGTGGCGCTGCCGCACGCGACCTCGCTGGGCGGCTGCGGCATGATGCTGTATTACGACGCGGCCTCGGGCACGATCCAGGCCTTGAACGGCACGGGCCGGGCGCCCGGCCTGGCCCGGCCGGATGCCTTCGGCGACGGCGGCATCGGTCCGCGCGGGCCGTCGACCTGGGTGGTGCCCGGGCTCGTGCGCCTGTGGGACCAGGCGCACCGGCGCCACGGGCGCCTGCCCTGGGCCTTGCTGCTGGAGGACGCCGTGCGCCACGCGGCGGACGGCATAGGGTGCTCCAGCGAGATCCATCGCAACCTCGGGAGCGCCAAGCCGGCGGTAGTCCGCCAGCCCGGCTTCGGCACCCTGTTCGCGCCCGAGGGCCGGCCGCTGGCGGCGGGGGACCTGCTGCGCCAGCCCGCCCTGGCCGACACCTTGAAGCGCATCGCGCGCGATGGCGCCGACGCTTTCTACGAAGGACCCATTGCCCGCAGCCTGGACGCCTTCGCGCGGGAGCAGGGCGGCCTGCTGCGCCTGGACGACATGCTGGCGCAGCGGGCCGACTGGGCGCGGCCGGTCAGCCTGTCCGTACGGGACCGGCACATCCACGTCATGCCGCCGAACTCGCTGGGCGTGCTGATGCTGGCCCAGCTGGAGGCGCTGGCGCCGTACCTGGACGAGCCCGAAGGCCAACGGGCCTATGCGCAGATCCAGATCGCCCGGCTATGTCTGGAAACCTTCCAGCGCAAGGTGGCCGATCCGGCCGCGCCGTGGCCCGCGACCCTGGATCCGGAACGGGTCGCGCGGCGCCTGGCCCGCGTGGCGGAGGCGACGCCTTCGGGCGCGCGGGATCCCGGCGACACCGCCGGCATCGTGCTGGCGGACGACCAGGGCAACGCGCTGGCCATGCTGCAAAGCGTGTTCCAGCCTTTCGGCAGCGGCTGCGTGGATGCGCAAACCGGCATCCTGATGAACAACCGCCTGATCGAGTTCGATCTCGATCCGGCCAGCCCCAACGTGCTGGGGCCGGGCAAGCGGCCGGTCCACACCCTGAATCCCTACATCGTGATGGAAGGCGGCCGGCCGGCCATGCTGGGCGTGTCGCCGGGCGGCGTGAGCCAGACCACGACCGGCGTACAGGTGATCGCCCATGCCTGCTTCGAGGACATGCCGCTGGCCGAGGCCATCGACGCGCCGCGCTGGAGCATCACGCGCGGCGGCGACATCCTGCTCGAACCCGGTTTCCAGGAGGGCGTGGCGCGGCGGCTGCGCGAGGCCGGCGTGCCGGTGGAGGAGGATTCCCTGCACGAGTTCTATTTCGGGTCGGCCAAGGCCATCCGCATGCGTCCGGATGGTACCCTGGAAGCGGCGGCCGACCTGCGCCGCCAGGCCTGCGCGCTGGCGGATTGA
- the xth gene encoding exodeoxyribonuclease III: MKLATWNINSLNVRLPQVIAYLQATPVDALCLQELKLTDDKFPVGAFEEIGYHAAFTGQKTYNGVAILSRQPVRDVTKNIDGFEDPQQRVIAATLDTPAGEVRVISAYCPNGQSVGSDKYDYKLKWFAAFRDGLQEELGRYPRLAVLGDYNVAPDDRDVHDPVKWEGSVLVSEPERAAFRSLLDVGLHDAFRLFEQPPKSFSWWDYRQLGFRRNAGLRIDHILLSDTLKAVCSECVIEREIRKNEQPSDHAPVMATLEI; this comes from the coding sequence ATGAAACTCGCTACCTGGAACATAAACTCCCTGAACGTGCGCCTGCCCCAGGTCATCGCCTACCTGCAGGCCACGCCGGTCGACGCGCTGTGCCTGCAGGAACTCAAGCTGACCGACGACAAGTTTCCCGTCGGCGCCTTCGAGGAAATCGGCTATCACGCGGCGTTCACCGGCCAGAAGACCTACAACGGCGTGGCCATCCTGAGCCGCCAGCCGGTCCGGGACGTGACCAAGAACATCGACGGCTTCGAGGACCCCCAGCAGCGCGTGATCGCCGCCACGCTGGACACGCCCGCGGGCGAGGTGCGCGTGATCAGCGCCTATTGCCCCAACGGGCAGTCGGTGGGCAGCGACAAGTACGACTACAAGCTGAAATGGTTCGCCGCCTTCCGCGACGGCCTGCAAGAGGAACTGGGCCGCTATCCGCGCCTGGCGGTGCTGGGCGACTACAACGTCGCGCCCGACGATCGCGACGTGCACGACCCGGTCAAGTGGGAAGGCAGCGTGCTGGTGTCCGAACCCGAGCGCGCCGCGTTCCGCTCGCTGCTGGACGTGGGCCTGCACGACGCCTTCCGGCTGTTCGAGCAGCCGCCCAAGTCCTTCAGTTGGTGGGACTACCGGCAACTGGGGTTCCGCCGCAATGCCGGCCTGCGCATCGACCACATCCTGCTGTCCGACACCTTGAAGGCCGTGTGCAGCGAGTGCGTGATCGAGCGCGAGATCCGCAAGAACGAACAGCCGTCGGACCACGCGCCGGTGATGGCGACGCTGGAAATCTAG
- the azu gene encoding azurin has product MKILHTTPALLLAATLAGPAFAATCNVEIAGNDAMKFDKTSIEVPQSCKQFTVKLTHPGKLPKTSMGHNWVLSKASDVQGIAADGIPAGLDKNYLKPGDTRVIAHTKVIGGGETDSVTFDTSKLKAGENYAFFCSFPGHAALMKGTVAVTK; this is encoded by the coding sequence ATGAAGATCCTGCACACCACCCCGGCCCTGCTGCTGGCCGCCACGCTGGCCGGCCCCGCCTTCGCCGCCACCTGCAACGTGGAGATCGCGGGCAACGATGCCATGAAATTCGACAAGACCAGCATCGAGGTGCCGCAAAGCTGCAAGCAGTTCACGGTCAAGCTCACGCACCCGGGCAAGCTGCCCAAGACCTCGATGGGACACAACTGGGTATTGAGCAAGGCCTCGGATGTGCAAGGCATCGCGGCCGACGGCATCCCCGCCGGGCTGGACAAGAATTACCTCAAGCCGGGCGATACGCGCGTGATCGCGCACACGAAGGTGATAGGCGGCGGGGAAACCGACTCCGTCACCTTCGACACGAGCAAGCTCAAGGCGGGGGAAAACTATGCGTTCTTCTGCTCGTTCCCGGGGCATGCGGCGCTGATGAAGGGGACGGTGGCGGTGACGAAATAG